One Microscilla marina ATCC 23134 DNA window includes the following coding sequences:
- a CDS encoding RNA 2'-phosphotransferase, whose translation MQKNQIVKISKRLSYVLRHRPEEIELIMDEEGWVEVDLLLDRFSNNYFPITLADLQKVVAQNDKKRFAFSDDEAYIRASQGHSIQIDLGYEAIKPPAQLYHGTATRFVHSIREQGLKKRNRHHVHLSADIDTATKVGGRHGQPVILTVNALDMQQDGYKFFQSENGVWLTDQVPVQYLEFPEEN comes from the coding sequence TGCAGAAGAACCAAATAGTAAAAATAAGCAAACGATTAAGTTATGTATTACGTCACCGTCCCGAAGAGATAGAGTTGATCATGGATGAGGAAGGTTGGGTAGAAGTAGACTTGTTATTAGATAGGTTTTCTAACAATTATTTCCCTATTACTTTGGCAGACCTGCAAAAGGTAGTGGCACAAAACGACAAAAAGCGTTTTGCTTTTAGTGATGATGAGGCTTATATAAGAGCTAGTCAGGGACACTCTATCCAGATTGATTTGGGGTATGAGGCTATCAAACCACCTGCTCAACTCTATCACGGCACTGCTACTCGTTTTGTCCACAGTATTCGTGAGCAAGGGCTTAAGAAAAGAAACCGTCACCACGTTCACCTTTCGGCAGATATAGACACCGCTACAAAAGTAGGGGGGCGCCATGGGCAGCCTGTAATTTTAACTGTAAATGCCTTGGACATGCAACAAGATGGATACAAATTTTTTCAGTCTGAAAACGGTGTGTGGCTTACCGACCAGGTGCCTGTACAATACCTTGAGTTTCCTGAG